Proteins encoded in a region of the Salvelinus fontinalis isolate EN_2023a chromosome 17, ASM2944872v1, whole genome shotgun sequence genome:
- the LOC129814299 gene encoding E3 ubiquitin-protein ligase MARCHF2-like isoform X2, whose protein sequence is MKLVENAKSVQSCHQGKGAMTTSGCCHLPGSLCDYSGSADLPKVVEEPDAGQAQYVAKVTAKDGRSLSTVVKAVGSQSNEGMCRICHEGAGGETLLSPCDCTGTLGKVHKSCLEKWLSSSNTSYCELCHTEFTVERRPQPLTQWLRDPGPRSEKRTLLCDMACFLLITPLAAISGWLCLRGAQDHLTLNSRLEAVGLIALTIALFTIYILWTLFQGAAGSTIGVPEQRRAWAGLSGSCPSIGVGGPRDLRWQNCVLGLGCSV, encoded by the exons atgaagctggttgagaatgccaagagtgtgcaaagctgtcatcaaggcaaagg agccatgactacatcaGGTTGCTGCCACCTGCCTGGCTCCCTGTGTGACTACTCAGGCAGCGCCGACCTGCCAAAGGTGGTAGAGGAGCCAGATGCTGGCCAGGCCCAGTACGTCGCCAAGGTTACGGCCAAAGATGGTCGCTCACTCTCCACTGTTGTCAAAGCTGTGGGCTCACAGAG TAATGAAGGCATGTGTCGGATCTGCCACGAGGGGGCCGGTGGTGAGACGCTGCTCTCCCCTTGTGACTGCACAGGGACCCTGGGTAAGGTGCACAAGAGCTGCCTGGAGAAGTGGCTGTCGTCCTCCAACACCAGTTACTGTGAGCTCTGCCACACAGAGTTCACTGTTGAACGGCGACCCCAACCCCTTACACAG TGGTTGCGGGACCCGGGGCCTCGCAGTGAGAAGCGCACGCTGCTGTGCGACATGGCCTGCTTTCTGCTTATCACGCCACTGGCGGCCATCTCAGGCTGGCTGTGTCTGAGGGGAGCCCAGGACCACCTGACCCTCAACAGCCGGCTGGAGGCCGTGGGACTCATTGCCCTTACCATCGCCCTCTTCACCATCTACATCCTCTGGACACTG TTTCAGGGAgcagctggttccaccattggcgtgccagaacagagaagagcttgggctgggctgagcgggagctgcccttccataggggtgggagggccaagagacctgaggtggcagaacTGCGTGcttgggttggggtgtagtgtttgA
- the LOC129814300 gene encoding ras-related protein Rab-11B yields the protein MGNRDDEYDFLFKVVLIGDSGVGKSNLLSRFTRNEFNLESKSTIGVEFATRSIQVDGKTIKAQIWDTAGQERYRAITSAYYRGAVGALLVYDIAKHLTYENVERWLKELRDHADNNIVIMLAGNKSDLRHLRAVPTDEARAFAEKNTLSFIETSALDSTNVEEAFKNILTEIYRIVSQKQIAERSAHDESPGNNVVDISVPPTTDQKGNKLQCCQNL from the exons ATGGGGAATAGAGACGATGAATACGACTTCTTGTTCAAAG TTGTGTTAATTGGGGACTCGGGCGTCGGAAAGAGTAACTTGCTCTCTCGGTTCACACGGAATGAGTTCAACCTTGAGAGTAAGAGCACCATCGGGGTGGAGTTTGCCACCCGCAGCATCCAGGTGGATGGGAAGACGATAAAGGCCCAGATATGGGACACGGctggacaggaacgttacagagcCATCACCTCCGC CTATTACAGAGGGGCAGTGGGTGCTCTCCTAGTGTATGACATCGCCAAGCACTTGACCTATGAAAACGTGGAGCGCTGGTTGAAGGAACTGAGGGATCATGCCGACAACAACATCGTCATCATGCTGGCGGGCAATAAGAGCGACCTGCGCCATCTCAGGGCCGTGCCCACGGACGAGGCCCGGGCTTTTGCAG AGAAGAACACTCTATCCTTTATTGAAACTTCAGCCTTGGATTCAACAAATGTAGAGGAAGCTTTCAAAAACATCCTTACAG AAATCTATCGCATCGTATCGCAGAAGCAGATCGCTGAGCGGTCTGCCCATGACGAGTCCCCTGGAAACAATGTGGTGGACATAAGTGTTCCACCCACCACAGACCAGAAAGGGAACAAACTGCAGTGCTGCCAGAACCTGTAA
- the LOC129814299 gene encoding E3 ubiquitin-protein ligase MARCHF2-like isoform X3: MTTSGCCHLPGSLCDYSGSADLPKVVEEPDAGQAQYVAKVTAKDGRSLSTVVKAVGSQSNEGMCRICHEGAGGETLLSPCDCTGTLGKVHKSCLEKWLSSSNTSYCELCHTEFTVERRPQPLTQWLRDPGPRSEKRTLLCDMACFLLITPLAAISGWLCLRGAQDHLTLNSRLEAVGLIALTIALFTIYILWTLVSFRYHCQLYSEWRRTNQKVRLLMPDRKGAHSTQHSVPTKSTKKMTDETIV; encoded by the exons atgactacatcaGGTTGCTGCCACCTGCCTGGCTCCCTGTGTGACTACTCAGGCAGCGCCGACCTGCCAAAGGTGGTAGAGGAGCCAGATGCTGGCCAGGCCCAGTACGTCGCCAAGGTTACGGCCAAAGATGGTCGCTCACTCTCCACTGTTGTCAAAGCTGTGGGCTCACAGAG TAATGAAGGCATGTGTCGGATCTGCCACGAGGGGGCCGGTGGTGAGACGCTGCTCTCCCCTTGTGACTGCACAGGGACCCTGGGTAAGGTGCACAAGAGCTGCCTGGAGAAGTGGCTGTCGTCCTCCAACACCAGTTACTGTGAGCTCTGCCACACAGAGTTCACTGTTGAACGGCGACCCCAACCCCTTACACAG TGGTTGCGGGACCCGGGGCCTCGCAGTGAGAAGCGCACGCTGCTGTGCGACATGGCCTGCTTTCTGCTTATCACGCCACTGGCGGCCATCTCAGGCTGGCTGTGTCTGAGGGGAGCCCAGGACCACCTGACCCTCAACAGCCGGCTGGAGGCCGTGGGACTCATTGCCCTTACCATCGCCCTCTTCACCATCTACATCCTCTGGACACTG GTATCGTTCCGCTATCACTGTCAGTTATACTCAGAGTGGAGGAGGACCAATCAGAAAGTGCGCCTGCTAATGCCCGACAGAAAAGGAGCGCACTCCACCCAACATTCCGTGCCGACGAAGTCAACCAAGAAAATGACTGACGAGACCATCGTATGA
- the LOC129814299 gene encoding E3 ubiquitin-protein ligase MARCHF2-like isoform X1, producing MKLVENAKSVQSCHQGKGAMTTSGCCHLPGSLCDYSGSADLPKVVEEPDAGQAQYVAKVTAKDGRSLSTVVKAVGSQSNEGMCRICHEGAGGETLLSPCDCTGTLGKVHKSCLEKWLSSSNTSYCELCHTEFTVERRPQPLTQWLRDPGPRSEKRTLLCDMACFLLITPLAAISGWLCLRGAQDHLTLNSRLEAVGLIALTIALFTIYILWTLVSFRYHCQLYSEWRRTNQKVRLLMPDRKGAHSTQHSVPTKSTKKMTDETIV from the exons atgaagctggttgagaatgccaagagtgtgcaaagctgtcatcaaggcaaagg agccatgactacatcaGGTTGCTGCCACCTGCCTGGCTCCCTGTGTGACTACTCAGGCAGCGCCGACCTGCCAAAGGTGGTAGAGGAGCCAGATGCTGGCCAGGCCCAGTACGTCGCCAAGGTTACGGCCAAAGATGGTCGCTCACTCTCCACTGTTGTCAAAGCTGTGGGCTCACAGAG TAATGAAGGCATGTGTCGGATCTGCCACGAGGGGGCCGGTGGTGAGACGCTGCTCTCCCCTTGTGACTGCACAGGGACCCTGGGTAAGGTGCACAAGAGCTGCCTGGAGAAGTGGCTGTCGTCCTCCAACACCAGTTACTGTGAGCTCTGCCACACAGAGTTCACTGTTGAACGGCGACCCCAACCCCTTACACAG TGGTTGCGGGACCCGGGGCCTCGCAGTGAGAAGCGCACGCTGCTGTGCGACATGGCCTGCTTTCTGCTTATCACGCCACTGGCGGCCATCTCAGGCTGGCTGTGTCTGAGGGGAGCCCAGGACCACCTGACCCTCAACAGCCGGCTGGAGGCCGTGGGACTCATTGCCCTTACCATCGCCCTCTTCACCATCTACATCCTCTGGACACTG GTATCGTTCCGCTATCACTGTCAGTTATACTCAGAGTGGAGGAGGACCAATCAGAAAGTGCGCCTGCTAATGCCCGACAGAAAAGGAGCGCACTCCACCCAACATTCCGTGCCGACGAAGTCAACCAAGAAAATGACTGACGAGACCATCGTATGA